In Chelonia mydas isolate rCheMyd1 chromosome 20, rCheMyd1.pri.v2, whole genome shotgun sequence, a single genomic region encodes these proteins:
- the BEST2 gene encoding bestrophin-2, translated as MTVTYTARVANARFGGFYKLLLLWRGSIYKLLYKEFLAFFATYLGLSLTYRFVLAEDQKRYFEKLVIYCNNYANLIPVSFVLGFYVTLVVNRWWSQYTCMPMPDRLMCAISGTVHGGDERGRLYRRTLMRYSSLSAVLILRSVSTAVFKRFPTIDHVVEAGFMTREERKKYENLSSSYNKYWIPCVWFTNLAAQARKEGRVRDNCALKMLMEELNHFRANCSMLFHYDWISVPLVYTQVVTIAVYSFFVACLIGRQFLDPAQGYEGHDLDLCVPVFTLLQFFFYVGWLKVAEQLINPFGEDDDDFETNLLIDRNFQVSMMAVDEMYDDLPLLEKDRYWDASNPRAPYTAATVFLLHQPSFQGSTFDMTLPKEDMQFQPLEEIEEGLEPSRHVPLHLLNRLLSAGPAPGGFGRRLSLLRRKNSCVSEASTSYSCLCQDTQSTDCSCGPPTHRPPLGEGPCAPEQRGWEGGEEAGHWATGSHEEALPEESDLAQRSQVSLLHPDSAAPVAGGFPSPQDTGPLVDTSFLLQPGAAKEPPARSSPPSAGYRPWLQNPIEEETTA; from the exons ATGACCGTCACCTACACGGCCCGCGTGGCCAACGCCCGTTTCGGGGGCTTCTacaaactgctgctgctctggcgcGGGAGCATTTACAAGCTGCTGTACAAGGAGTTCCTGGCCTTCTTCGCCACCTACCTGGGGCTCAGCCTGACCTACCG CTTTGTCCTGGCCGAGGATCAGAAACGCTACTTCGAGAAACTGGTGATTTATTGCAACAACTACGCCAACCTAATCCCCGTCTCCTTCGTGCTGG GCTTCTACGTCACGCTGGTGGTGAACCGGTGGTGGAGCCAGTACACCTGCATGCCCATGCCCGACCGCCTGATGTGCGCCATCTCCGGCACCGTGCACGGCGGGGACGAGCGAGGCCGGCTTTACCGCCGCACCCTGATGCGCTACAGCAGCCTCTCGGCCGTGCTCATTCTGCGCTCCGTCAGCACGGCCGTCTTCAAGCGGTTCCCCACCATCGACCACGTGGTGGAGGCAG GCTTCATGACCCGGGAGGAGCGCAAGAAATACGAGAACCTGAGCTCGTCCTACAACAAGTACTGGATCCCCTGCGTCTGGTTCACCAACCTGGCGGCCCAGGCTCGCAAGGAGGGGCGCGTCCGGGACAACTGCGCCCTCAAGATGCTGATGGAG gAGCTGAATCACTTCCGTGCAAACTGCAGCATGTTATTCCACTACGACTGGATCAGCGTCCCCCTGGTCTACACACAG gtgGTGACCATTGCCGTGTACAGCTTCTTCGTGGCCTGTCTGATCGGGCGTCAGTTCCTGGACCCAGCCCAGGGCTATGAGGGCCACGACCTGGACCTGTGTGTGCCGGTCTTCACCCTGCTGCAGTTCTTCTTCTACGTGGGCTGGCTCaag gtgGCTGAGCAGCTGATCAATCCCTTTGGGGAGGACGACGACGACTTCGAAACCAACTTGCTGATCGACCGCAATTTCCag gtcTCCATGATGGCGGTGGACGAGATGTACGACGACCTGCCCCTGCTGGAGAAGGACCGTTACTGGGACGCCTCCAACCCCCGCGCCCCCTACACGGCGGCCACCGTCTTCCTGCTGCACCAGCCGTCCTTCCAGGGCTCCACCTTCGACATGAC GCTGCCCAAGGAGGACATGCAGTTCCAGCCGCTGGAGGAGATCGAGGAGGGGCTGGAGCCGAGCCGCCACGTCCCCCTGCACCTCCTGAACCGGCTGCTGTCCGCGGGGCCCGCCCCGGGCGGCTTCGGCCGGCGCCTCTCGCTGCTGCGCCGCAAGAACAGCTGCGTCTCGGAGGCCTCCACCTCCTACAGCTGTCTGTGCCAGGACACGCAGAGCACGGACTGCAGCTGTGGGCCCCCCACCCACCGCCCGCCCCTCGGAGAGGGGCCCTGCGCCccggagcagcggggctgggaggggggcgaGGAAGCCGGGCACTGGGCCACAGGCAGCCACGAGGAGGCCTTGCCCGAGGAGTCGGACCTTGCCCAGCGGTCCCAGGTCTCCTTGCTTCACCCCGACAGCGCCGCCCCTGTGGCCGGCGGCTTCCCTTCACCGCAGGATACGGGGCCCCTCGTAGACACGTCCTTCCTCTTGCAGCCTGGAGCCGCCAAGGAGCCCCCCGCCCGGAGCAGCCCCCCCAGCGCCGGCTACCGCCCCTGGCTGCAGAACCCCATCGAGGAGGAGACCACGGCGTGA